A single region of the Ziziphus jujuba cultivar Dongzao chromosome 10, ASM3175591v1 genome encodes:
- the LOC107410771 gene encoding putative metallophosphoesterase At3g03305 — protein MGISNLMLLLCFIAIGIGIPSFHADAAAEGGRWQSNYRKVIDVEGGPESVVWIVQLSDLHFSVHHPDRALDFKRIVGPTLSFINPSLVLITGDLTDGKSKDLLTMKQNEEEWLEYQNVMEDVIKKSRLDKSIFFDLRGNHDNFGVPVIGGSFDFFSKYSINAQLGRNTNINSVTLQTGEKKHLFVGFDSTMAVGLRGPTNLFGHPTDELLAELDKELSQWDSQSTEPVTKISFGHFPLSFSSQSNSGKSLGDIFLQNSLSAYICGHLHTRFGKNLKRHHQLTHHFLSKFFQFNVHQDSYDSILNCSTDTKEFWEWEMGDWRKSRAMRILAIDRGHVSYVDIDFKLGGKKTIIVPTFPLDSRFMSTSSTHRNYRCQKINFLSYETVRALVFSASPIVSVVARIYDSSPGVLSLIFEASMKKLVDNSSRGDLYVAPWNYKAFEDPSPDRFWLQIEATDIMRRSSLTDLRPFSINSLNAKLSWTWREFLVMGCQWAALYYPLLWSTLYFMLTILLIPKAVLIFSKKQFTYLNFVADKGFINCIGWLLQELCKVPIVWFGILIYLFYLITFPWFIGRVFTDGKDKGYMTYMGWVVKSIDQKGKHEYIGSPDIMVTVLSHIFYVVLPSLLVTIALAAEKSIYREYFLSLSGKKVDDYDQEQSTSLVNEQGSEKSRSYIGKRYIRKVLLVVILTICWKHFMNCKALLKAYEMNPLIHFPGYSFTIPLLLAYAFYKTRKV, from the exons ATGGGTATTTCGAATCTGATGTTACTGCTCTGCTTCATCGCCATTGGCATTGGAATTCCGTCTTTCCATGCAGATGCAGCAGCAGAAGGGGGCAGATGGCAGAGTAACTATAGGAAGGTGATAGATGTGGAAGGAGGCCCAGAGTCTGTGGTTTGGATAGTTCAGCTCTCTGATCTCCATTTCAGTGTCCACCACCCTGACAGAGCTCTCGACTTCAAGAGAATTGTGGGTCCCACTCTTTCCTTCATCAACCCTTCTCTGGTCCTCATCACCGGTGATCTCACAG aTGGGAAGAGCAAGGATTTATTAACAATGAAGCAAAATGAAGAGGAGTGGCTGGAATACCAGAATGTGATGGAAGATGTGATAAAAAAGAGCAGGCTTGACAAGAGCATCTTCTTTGACCTTCGAGGAAATCATGACAACTTTGGTGTGCCAGTGATTGGTggttcttttgattttttttcaaaatatagcATCAATGCGCAGCTGGGCAGAAATACAAACATTAATAGTGTCACTCTTCAG ACTGGTGAGAAGAAACATCTCTTTGTAGGTTTTGATAGCACAATGGCGGTTGGTTTACGAGGGCCGACTAATCTTTTTGGGCATCCAACTGATGAACTATTAGCTGAATTGGATAAGGAACTTTCTCAGTGGGATTCTCAATCAACAGAACCAGTAACCAAGATTTCCTTCGGGCATTTTCCTCTTTCATTCTCATCACAATCAAATTCTGGAAAGAGCCTGGGAGACATTTTCCTCCAAAACTCTTTATCAGCTTATATATGTGGGCATCTCCATACAAGGTTcggtaaaaatttaaaacggCACCATCAGTTGACTCATCATTTTCTATCCAAGTTCTTTCAGTTTAATGTGCACCAAGATTCTTATGATAGTATATTAAATTGTTCAACCGATACCAAGGAATTCTGGGAGTGGGAGATGGGTGACTGGAGGAAGAGTAGGGCCATGAGAATATTGGCAATTGATAGAGGTCATGTTTCTTATGTGGATATTGACTTTAAGTTAGGAGGCAAAAAGACTATTATAGTGCCCACATTTCCTCTAGATTCACGCTTCATGTCAACATCTTCAACTCATCGCAATTACAGATgccaaaaaataaactttttgtcTTACGAGACAGTTAGGGCTTTGGTGTTTTCTGCTTCTCCAATTGTGTCAGTTGTGGCCAGGATCTATGACTCAAGTCCTGGGGTTCTCAGTCTGATCTTTGAAGCATCTATGAAAAAGCTTGTTGATAACTCCTCTAGGGGAGATCTTTATGTTGCTCCATGGAATTATAAAGCCTTTGAGGACCCATCTCCAGATAGATTTTGGTTGCAAATAGAGGCAACTGACATAATGAGGAGATCGAGTTTGACTGATTTAAGGCCATTTTCTATTAACAGTCTTAATGCTAAGCTCTCCTGGACATGGAGGGAGTTTCTAGTCATGGGTTGTCAATGGGCTGCCCTTTATTACCCACTGTTGTGGtctacattatattttatgctcaccATTCTTCTTATTCCAAAAGCTGTGTTGATTTTCTCAAAGAAGCAGTTCACTTACTTGAATTTTGTTGCTGATAAAGGATTCATAAATTGTATAGGATGGCTTTTACAGGAACTTTGCAAGGTTCCCATAGTATGGTTTGGTATCCTAATATACTTATTCTACCTTATAACGTTCCCCTGGTTTATTGGGAGAGTTTTCACTGACGGCAAGGATAAGGGATACATGACTTATATGGGCTGGGTAGTTAAATCTATCGATCAAAAGGGAAAACATGAATATATTGGATCTCCTGACATAATGGTTACTGTTCTTTCCCATATTTTCTATGTGGTTTTGCCTTCTTTGTTGGTCACTATCGCTTTGGCAGCTGAAAAAAGTATATATCGGGAATACTTTCTATCACTTTCAGGGAAGAAAGTagatgattatgatcaagagcAATCAACATCTCTGGTAAATGAGCAAGGGAGTGAAAAATCAAGATCTTACATTGGAAAGCGGTATATCCGAAAAGTTCTTTTGGTGGTTATCTTGACAATCTGCTGGAAGCATTTTATG AATTGCAAGGCTCTTCTTAAAGCATACGAGATGAATCCACTTATCCACTTTCCAGGATACAGCTTCACAATTCCACTTCTATTGGCTTATGCTTTCTATAAAACTAGAAAAGTTTAG